One window from the genome of Spiractinospora alimapuensis encodes:
- a CDS encoding NDP-hexose 2,3-dehydratase family protein, translated as MPGGPPSGPAGTGHRSLPSREFDTVERLTRSAEEPLVDGAEWSWFRAWWNERRRDDRMLARPVAFDALSTWGFDRESGDLAHDSGRYFTVTGLRVRRHGVTVRDQPILHQPETGILGFLVQERAGVLRVLVQAKAEPGNIDGPQLSPTVQATASNQARVHGGSSPPYLEYFTDPPRDAVLADSLQSEQGIWFWQKQNRNMVVEVTSSVPEHESFRWIPLARLRRLVAADHLVNMDARSILGCLPFAPAPLAGPDTRLPDNGFRAALRRSYTSLPADTDRTGGHGELRRWLTALRAATPWSARPIPLRQIDGWERSALEIVDGARRDFRITAARVHTASREVAAWGQPLLAPRGQGHCVLVVMIVEGVLRLLVRAAPEPGLRHVVEVAPSIRVPGGVDPCDHEPSAEVLAAAGASGASRTRLDTVLSEEGGRFLHADTRYQVVEVDPGSRPSDVDALPPSYRWVTVGELLTLAELGHQLTIETRTMLACLHSLW; from the coding sequence ATGCCGGGAGGACCTCCGAGCGGCCCGGCCGGCACCGGGCACCGCTCGCTTCCTTCGCGAGAGTTCGACACCGTCGAGCGCCTCACCCGGTCGGCCGAGGAACCCCTCGTCGACGGCGCGGAGTGGAGCTGGTTCCGCGCCTGGTGGAACGAGCGGCGCCGCGACGACCGAATGCTCGCACGTCCCGTCGCCTTCGACGCGCTCTCCACGTGGGGGTTCGACCGGGAGTCCGGGGACCTCGCCCACGACAGTGGGCGGTACTTCACCGTGACCGGCCTGCGCGTCCGTCGGCACGGCGTCACCGTGCGGGACCAGCCGATCCTGCACCAGCCGGAGACTGGGATCCTGGGATTCCTGGTTCAGGAGCGAGCTGGCGTACTGCGGGTGTTGGTGCAGGCGAAGGCTGAGCCCGGAAACATCGACGGCCCCCAGTTATCCCCCACCGTGCAGGCGACCGCGAGCAACCAGGCGCGGGTGCACGGCGGGAGCTCTCCTCCCTATCTGGAGTACTTCACCGACCCTCCGCGTGACGCGGTGCTGGCGGACTCCCTACAGTCCGAGCAGGGCATCTGGTTTTGGCAGAAGCAGAACCGCAACATGGTCGTCGAGGTCACCTCCTCGGTGCCGGAGCACGAGAGCTTCCGCTGGATCCCGCTGGCGCGTCTGCGCCGCCTCGTCGCCGCCGACCACCTCGTCAACATGGACGCGAGGTCGATCCTGGGGTGCCTCCCCTTCGCCCCCGCTCCACTCGCTGGGCCGGACACCCGACTGCCTGACAACGGGTTCCGAGCGGCGCTGCGGCGGTCCTACACCTCCCTCCCTGCCGACACGGACCGCACGGGTGGCCACGGGGAACTGCGGCGTTGGTTGACGGCGCTGCGCGCGGCCACCCCCTGGAGCGCGCGCCCGATCCCGCTGCGCCAGATCGACGGGTGGGAGCGCTCGGCGCTGGAGATCGTGGACGGCGCGCGACGCGACTTCCGGATCACGGCGGCGCGGGTCCACACCGCCTCCCGGGAGGTCGCCGCCTGGGGGCAGCCGCTGCTCGCCCCACGGGGCCAGGGGCACTGTGTGCTGGTGGTGATGATCGTCGAGGGTGTCCTGCGTCTGTTGGTGCGCGCCGCGCCGGAACCCGGGCTTCGGCACGTGGTGGAGGTGGCGCCCTCCATCCGTGTTCCCGGCGGGGTCGACCCCTGTGACCACGAGCCGTCGGCCGAGGTGCTGGCGGCGGCGGGGGCCTCGGGTGCGTCCAGGACGCGTCTGGACACCGTCCTCTCCGAGGAGGGGGGTCGATTCCTGCACGCGGACACGCGCTACCAGGTGGTGGAGGTCGACCCGGGGTCCCGACCGTCAGACGTCGACGCGCTGCCGCCCTCCTACCGCTGGGTGACGGTCGGGGAATTGCTCACCCTGGCTGAGCTCGGCCACCAACTCACGATCGAGACCCGAACCATGCTCGCCTGCCTGCACAGCCTCTGGTGA